The Ruminococcus bovis genome includes a region encoding these proteins:
- a CDS encoding glycoside hydrolase family 10 protein, with the protein MKTKIYLSLLALSLLIAVITLNYYEVANPVKEVSNTNTVPITESTIKKVIKKSEDKFFMKGIWVTYMDLDMSDTDRSYTSFKKKFDSIVDTCKEKGFNTLIVQVRPFSDALYNSNVYPYSHILTGEQGKNPNYDGLKYMCKKVHSSGMRIEAWVNPYRVKSKKVPEKLSSDNPYIKDSSIGVETDDGIYLNPASKKAQDLVVNGVEEIVANYDIDGIQFDDYFYPTDDESFDSREYSQYKKAQNNNCLSLDKWRMNNVNTLIKKVYEKVHSLKDNVQFGISPQGNVDNNKEIYADVKTWCSKDGYIDYICPQIYFSLDNPALTYEDAINDWLKIKTNKNIKIYSGLAGYKAGTDA; encoded by the coding sequence TTGAAAACTAAAATTTATTTATCTTTACTTGCTCTTTCACTTCTAATAGCCGTTATCACATTAAATTACTATGAAGTAGCAAATCCTGTAAAAGAAGTTAGCAACACCAATACTGTACCTATAACTGAAAGTACCATTAAAAAAGTTATTAAGAAAAGTGAAGATAAATTCTTTATGAAAGGAATTTGGGTTACATATATGGACCTTGACATGAGTGACACAGACAGAAGTTATACTTCATTTAAAAAGAAGTTTGATTCTATTGTTGACACTTGTAAAGAAAAAGGCTTTAACACACTTATTGTACAAGTTAGACCATTTTCCGATGCATTATATAATTCAAATGTATATCCTTATTCTCACATACTTACAGGTGAACAAGGCAAAAATCCAAATTATGATGGACTAAAATATATGTGTAAAAAAGTACATTCATCCGGAATGAGAATTGAGGCTTGGGTAAATCCATACAGAGTTAAAAGCAAAAAAGTTCCTGAAAAATTATCAAGTGATAATCCATACATTAAAGATAGTTCCATAGGTGTTGAAACTGATGATGGAATTTATCTTAACCCGGCAAGTAAAAAGGCTCAAGACCTAGTTGTAAATGGTGTTGAAGAAATTGTTGCTAACTATGATATTGACGGAATACAGTTTGACGATTACTTCTACCCTACTGATGATGAAAGTTTTGATAGCAGAGAATACAGTCAATACAAAAAAGCACAAAATAACAACTGTCTTAGCCTTGACAAGTGGAGGATGAACAATGTTAATACACTAATCAAAAAGGTATATGAGAAAGTTCATAGCCTTAAAGACAATGTACAGTTTGGCATTTCACCACAAGGCAATGTTGACAACAACAAGGAAATTTATGCTGATGTAAAAACTTGGTGCAGTAAAGACGGATATATTGACTACATTTGCCCTCAAATTTACTTTAGCTTAGACAATCCTGCACTTACTTATGAAGATGCCATTAATGATTGGCTAAAGATTAAGACAAATAAAAATATCAAAATATATTCAGGTCTTGCCGGATATAAAGCCGGTACTGATGCTTAG
- a CDS encoding DUF1294 domain-containing protein: protein MLYFLIIYLVIVNIIAIALTIYDKRASVLGSWRVRESTLMLFSFLGSSVLMYLTMRIIHHKTRHPLFMVGIPIIFVLQIIFTLVVLYAVGYLG, encoded by the coding sequence ATGTTGTATTTTCTGATTATATATTTAGTAATAGTGAATATTATAGCCATAGCCTTGACTATTTATGATAAAAGAGCAAGTGTTTTGGGTTCGTGGAGAGTAAGAGAAAGCACCTTGATGCTATTTTCATTTTTAGGTAGTTCGGTATTAATGTACCTAACTATGAGAATTATTCATCACAAAACAAGACACCCACTTTTTATGGTTGGTATTCCAATTATTTTTGTGTTACAAATTATTTTTACCTTAGTAGTGCTTTATGCAGTAGGTTATTTAGGATAG
- a CDS encoding RluA family pseudouridine synthase, whose amino-acid sequence MSRKNLTFIVPIEYDNKNCKEFLKYYCNISARLITRLVRTKMGITRDNQLLRTIDNVYVGDKVVINLPNDSNEITPTKGELNVIYEDDYILVVDKPPLMPVHPTKNHQTDTLANIVRYYSLNKNEDYTFRAINRIDRDTSGLVVIAKNRFVANKIKSLYKEYTAVCCGNIVEDGTVNKNIKLKEDSKMVREVSDDGAKAVTHYKVIDRSPSYTEILCTLETGRTHQIRCHMSYLGYPLAGDDLYGGSLEHISRQALHCSKVIFAHPISNEKIVLESNVPFDIKYLLKY is encoded by the coding sequence ATGAGTAGAAAAAATTTAACTTTTATAGTGCCGATTGAATATGACAACAAAAATTGCAAAGAGTTTTTAAAGTATTATTGCAACATTTCAGCAAGATTAATTACAAGACTGGTTAGAACCAAAATGGGAATTACTAGGGATAATCAGCTTTTGAGAACTATAGATAATGTGTATGTAGGGGATAAGGTAGTAATTAATTTACCTAACGACAGTAACGAAATTACTCCAACTAAAGGTGAACTAAATGTAATTTATGAGGATGACTATATTTTAGTAGTAGATAAACCTCCACTAATGCCGGTACATCCTACTAAGAATCACCAAACAGATACTTTAGCAAATATAGTTAGATACTATTCGCTTAACAAAAATGAGGACTATACCTTTAGAGCAATTAACAGAATAGACAGAGATACATCAGGCTTAGTTGTAATTGCAAAAAATAGATTTGTAGCAAACAAAATCAAGTCTCTATATAAAGAATATACAGCAGTATGCTGTGGTAATATTGTCGAAGATGGTACGGTAAATAAAAATATAAAATTAAAAGAAGATAGCAAGATGGTTCGTGAAGTTTCTGATGATGGTGCAAAGGCTGTTACTCACTATAAAGTGATAGACAGAAGTCCTAGCTATACAGAAATTCTCTGTACTTTGGAAACCGGAAGAACCCATCAGATAAGATGCCATATGTCATACCTAGGTTATCCACTTGCAGGGGATGATTTATATGGTGGTTCTCTAGAACATATTTCTAGACAAGCACTACATTGTAGCAAGGTGATTTTCGCCCATCCAATAAGTAATGAAAAAATAGTTTTAGAAAGTAATGTGCCTTTTGACATAAAATATTTGTTAAAATATTGA
- a CDS encoding branched-chain amino acid aminotransferase, with amino-acid sequence MEEIKIELTKNPKEKPQDESKLGFGRIFTDHMFLMNYDEGQGWHDPRIVPYGPIALDPSAMVFHYGQEVFEGMKAYRNVNGGINLFRPDKNMARLNVSNERLCIPQIDEKFAVEAVKKLVEVEKDWVPHSEGTSLYIRPFIFSTDAQLGVHPAKHLLFVIICCPVGAYYPEGLNPVKIYVEENYVRAVKGGMGFTKTGGNYAASLKAQDEAEKQKYTQVLWLDGVERKYIEEVGTMNVFFVIDDEVITPALQGSILGGITRMSTIELLKSWGYKVSERRLSIQEVEKAADEGRLKESFGTGTAAVISPIGELKCGDKVMTINNGEIGEISQKLYDNLTGIQWGKVEDKLGWVVPVC; translated from the coding sequence ATGGAAGAAATTAAAATTGAACTTACTAAAAATCCAAAAGAAAAACCACAAGACGAAAGCAAATTAGGTTTTGGTCGTATTTTCACAGACCATATGTTCCTAATGAACTATGATGAAGGTCAGGGTTGGCATGACCCAAGAATTGTACCTTATGGTCCAATCGCACTAGACCCATCAGCAATGGTATTCCACTACGGTCAAGAAGTATTTGAAGGTATGAAAGCATACAGAAATGTCAACGGTGGCATTAACCTATTTAGACCGGACAAAAATATGGCTAGACTTAATGTTTCTAACGAAAGACTTTGTATTCCTCAGATTGACGAAAAGTTTGCAGTAGAAGCTGTTAAGAAACTTGTAGAAGTAGAAAAAGATTGGGTACCACATTCAGAAGGTACATCTCTATACATTAGACCATTTATTTTCTCAACAGATGCTCAGCTAGGTGTTCACCCAGCAAAACATCTTCTATTTGTAATTATCTGTTGTCCTGTTGGTGCTTATTATCCTGAAGGACTTAACCCTGTTAAGATTTATGTTGAAGAAAATTATGTTCGTGCCGTTAAGGGTGGTATGGGCTTTACTAAGACAGGTGGTAACTATGCTGCTTCTCTAAAGGCTCAGGACGAAGCTGAAAAGCAGAAATATACTCAGGTTCTATGGCTAGACGGTGTAGAAAGAAAGTATATTGAAGAAGTTGGTACAATGAATGTATTCTTTGTTATTGATGACGAAGTTATTACACCTGCACTTCAAGGTTCAATCCTTGGTGGTATCACAAGAATGAGTACAATCGAACTTCTAAAATCTTGGGGCTACAAGGTTTCAGAAAGAAGACTTTCAATTCAGGAAGTTGAAAAAGCAGCTGACGAAGGCAGACTAAAGGAAAGCTTTGGTACAGGTACTGCTGCAGTTATTTCACCAATCGGTGAACTAAAGTGTGGCGATAAGGTTATGACAATCAACAATGGCGAAATCGGTGAAATCAGCCAGAAACTTTACGATAACCTAACAGGTATTCAGTGGGGTAAGGTTGAAGATAAGCTAGGTTGGGTTGTACCAGTTTGCTAA
- a CDS encoding cysteine hydrolase family protein has protein sequence MKKCLVVVDYQNDFVSGSLGFEKAKELDSKIANLIEKYHNNSDDVVFTLDTHYDDYMNTNEGKSLPVPHCIKGTNGHNLYGKVSQSVKETDLLFEKNTFGSDKLFEYLKNNRYSSIELVGVVTNICVISNAVIAKTAQPETEIIVNKSLVASNDDKLNDEALSVMSSFQIKITE, from the coding sequence ATGAAGAAATGTCTTGTAGTTGTAGATTATCAAAATGACTTTGTTTCAGGTTCTCTTGGCTTTGAAAAAGCTAAAGAACTTGACTCTAAAATAGCTAATTTAATTGAAAAGTACCATAATAACAGTGATGATGTTGTTTTTACTTTAGATACCCATTATGATGATTATATGAATACAAATGAGGGTAAATCTTTACCTGTACCACATTGTATTAAAGGAACAAATGGTCATAATCTTTATGGCAAAGTGTCACAATCAGTTAAAGAAACAGATTTACTTTTTGAAAAGAATACTTTTGGCTCGGATAAACTTTTTGAATATTTAAAAAATAATCGGTATTCATCAATAGAATTAGTTGGTGTAGTAACAAATATCTGTGTTATCTCAAATGCAGTAATTGCAAAAACTGCCCAACCTGAAACAGAAATTATTGTAAATAAAAGTCTTGTTGCATCAAATGACGACAAGTTAAATGATGAAGCACTTTCCGTTATGAGTAGCTTCCAAATTAAAATAACAGAATAA
- a CDS encoding nicotinate phosphoribosyltransferase, with product MTEKNMTMLCDFYELTMANGYFKNGFYKRITYFDVFYRSVPDNGGFAIVAGLEQVIDYIKNLHFSSEDIDYLRSKNIFDEEFLDYLKDFHFTGDIYAIPEGTPVFPNEPILTVKAPAIEAQLIETFVLLSINHQSLIATKANRIVRASQGRTVLEFGSRRAQGADGAILGARAAYIGGCAGTACTITDELYGVPAGGTMAHSWIQMFDTEYDAFKTYCETYPENVTLLVDTYNTLKSGVPNAIKVFKEILLPKGITNFAIRLDSGDISYLSKKARKMLDDAGLQCCKIVASNALDEYLIRDLMMQDAKVDTFGVGERLITSKSTPVFGGVYKLVAVEDNEGNIIPKIKVSENTAKITNPHFKKVYRYYDKESGKALADELCIYDEVVNDKEPRIIFDQQATWKTKELTNFTVRELQVPIFKDGKCVYDMPTLEEIKDYCAKEIDLLWDEVKRFENPHKYYVDLSEKLWNTKKDLLSRFKNFI from the coding sequence ATGACAGAAAAGAATATGACTATGCTATGTGACTTTTATGAACTTACAATGGCAAACGGCTACTTTAAGAACGGTTTTTATAAGAGAATTACATATTTTGATGTGTTCTATCGTTCAGTACCGGACAATGGTGGTTTTGCAATTGTAGCAGGTCTTGAGCAAGTAATTGATTATATCAAGAACCTTCATTTCTCAAGTGAAGATATTGATTATCTTCGTTCAAAAAACATTTTTGATGAAGAATTTTTAGATTATCTAAAGGACTTCCATTTTACAGGTGACATTTATGCAATACCTGAAGGCACACCTGTATTTCCAAATGAACCAATCCTTACAGTAAAAGCACCGGCAATTGAAGCACAACTTATTGAAACATTTGTACTTCTTTCAATTAACCATCAGTCACTGATTGCTACTAAAGCAAATAGAATTGTAAGAGCCTCTCAAGGCAGAACGGTACTTGAATTTGGTTCTCGTAGAGCACAAGGTGCTGACGGTGCAATCTTAGGTGCAAGAGCAGCGTATATAGGTGGATGTGCAGGTACTGCTTGTACAATTACAGATGAACTTTATGGTGTACCGGCAGGTGGTACAATGGCTCATTCTTGGATACAAATGTTTGATACTGAGTATGATGCATTTAAGACTTATTGTGAAACTTATCCTGAGAATGTAACACTTTTGGTTGATACTTATAATACCCTAAAAAGTGGTGTACCAAATGCAATAAAGGTGTTTAAGGAAATTCTTTTACCGAAGGGTATTACTAATTTTGCAATCAGACTTGATTCAGGTGATATTTCTTATCTATCTAAGAAAGCAAGAAAAATGCTTGATGATGCAGGCCTACAGTGTTGTAAGATTGTAGCTTCCAATGCACTTGATGAATACCTAATTCGTGACTTAATGATGCAAGACGCAAAGGTAGATACTTTTGGTGTAGGTGAAAGACTGATCACTTCCAAGAGTACACCGGTATTTGGTGGAGTATATAAGTTAGTTGCAGTTGAAGATAATGAGGGCAACATTATTCCGAAAATCAAAGTCAGCGAAAATACTGCAAAAATCACTAACCCACACTTCAAGAAAGTTTATAGATACTATGACAAAGAAAGTGGCAAGGCTTTGGCAGATGAACTTTGTATCTATGACGAAGTGGTAAATGATAAAGAACCTAGAATAATCTTTGACCAACAGGCTACTTGGAAAACTAAGGAGTTAACTAATTTTACAGTTCGTGAACTTCAAGTACCAATCTTTAAAGATGGCAAGTGTGTATATGATATGCCAACCCTTGAAGAAATCAAAGATTATTGTGCTAAGGAAATTGATTTACTATGGGATGAAGTTAAGCGTTTCGAAAATCCACATAAATATTATGTTGACCTTTCAGAAAAGCTATGGAATACCAAGAAAGATTTACTTTCAAGATTTAAGAACTTTATATAA